The genomic segment CAGCGCTCATCAAGGTGAATGATGACGGGTCCGCCGCAACGCTTTACACGGGCGCGGCAGACATCGGGCAGGGATCGGATACGGTGCTCTGCCAGATGGCAGCAGAAGCAATGGGATTCAGGTACGAGAATATGACGGTTATCTCTGCCGATACAGAAAGAACGCCCCATGATTTCGGTGCTTATTCCAGCCGTCAGACGCTTATGGCAGGCACAGCGGTCAAGAGGGCAGGCGAGATGATCAAGAAGCAGATCCTGGAAACCGCCGGGCAGATGATGGAAGTTAATCCTGCTGAATTGGACTGCAGAGACGCTATGGTCTTTCTGAAGAATAACCCGGCTATCGCGCGAACCTTTTCGGAGGTGGCCCGGGAGCATTTCGTCAAAAAGGGGCTTCTCGTAGGGCACGGCTCTTATTCGCCGCCGAAGCTCGGTGGTCGCTTTAAAGGCGCAGCGGTCGGGACATCACCGGCGTATAGCTTCTCCACTCAGGTTATTGAGCTGGAGGTAGATGAGGAGACGGGCGAGATATCGCTGCATGGCGCCTGGGATGTGCACGATTCCGGCACTGTGATAAATCCCGCTCTCGTTGAGGGGCAGGTGCATGGCGGGCTTTACATGGGTATAGGAGAAGCCATCTGGGAGGAGGTACGGTTCGATGAAAAGGGGCGCGTCCTGAATCCCAACCTCGCCGAGTACAGATTGCCCACCACGCTCGATATACCCATGCTTAATTCACTGATAGTGGAAAGTTCGGACCCTGCCGGACCGTGGGGAGTGAAGGAGGTTGGCGAAGGATCGAGTGTGCCGACCGAAGGCTGTGTGGCCAACGCGATTTTCGATGCCACAGGCGTATACATCGACAGTCTTCCTTTCACGTACGAAAAGGTATGGCGTGCGATAAAACAGAAGAAACACCAGACAGAAAAAGAATGAACAACACAACGCAGCAACCGGTTGACTCGGTGCGATGAAGTGACGTCTTCCGATACTTCAGTTACAGGAGGAAGTGTAAAAACTATTGCTTGGATAAATGCTTAAATCCACACGCCCCGACCCAGCAGCACAAGTCCTCTCTTAATATGAGAACCATGGGTTGATAGAAATCAACGATAGAAATTGACAAGACCCGTCTGCATCCCGTGGTCCTCAAGGACCGCTCCGATCAATTGTTGAAAGAGGTTCAGTGAAGAGTGTTTGCAAGAAAAAACGTGACTACCGTGGTGCGCTTACTCAAGCGGAAGGCCTTGACTAGCGTTATATATTGTAGTATATAACATCGTGGTCCGATGGCGCATTCGGTGCCTGACGCTTCGCAGCCGAGACTAGAAATTGCCTGACGGGAGAGTCCGAAGTAAAGGGGGTAACTCATGAAACTAAGCGCACGAAACGTGTTCTGGGGCGTTGTAGCAAAAATCAAGAGAGGTGCGGTCAATAGTGAAGTGGTGATCAACCTGGAAAGCGGGACCGAAGTGACTGCGATCATTACGAACGGTGCGGTTGCAAACCTCGGTCTCAAGGAAGGGATGGCAGCCTGTGCGGTAATCAAAGCAACGTACGTGATCGTAGGCACCAACCTTGAAGGCGCCAAGCTGAGCACCCGTAATGTCATGAAAGGCAAAGTTGTCAAAGTAGTCGAAGGACCGGTGAGTACCGAAGTGGACATCGACGTGGGATCAGGAAACGTGATCACCGCGGTCATCACCCTCGGCAGCGCCAGGAGTCTGGGATTGAAAAAGGGCGGCGAAGCGTACGCTCTTTTCAAGGCATCGAGCGTTATCGTAGGCGTGAAATAGCAC from the Syntrophorhabdales bacterium genome contains:
- a CDS encoding molybdopterin cofactor-binding domain-containing protein, encoding ALIKVNDDGSAATLYTGAADIGQGSDTVLCQMAAEAMGFRYENMTVISADTERTPHDFGAYSSRQTLMAGTAVKRAGEMIKKQILETAGQMMEVNPAELDCRDAMVFLKNNPAIARTFSEVAREHFVKKGLLVGHGSYSPPKLGGRFKGAAVGTSPAYSFSTQVIELEVDEETGEISLHGAWDVHDSGTVINPALVEGQVHGGLYMGIGEAIWEEVRFDEKGRVLNPNLAEYRLPTTLDIPMLNSLIVESSDPAGPWGVKEVGEGSSVPTEGCVANAIFDATGVYIDSLPFTYEKVWRAIKQKKHQTEKE
- a CDS encoding TOBE domain-containing protein encodes the protein MKLSARNVFWGVVAKIKRGAVNSEVVINLESGTEVTAIITNGAVANLGLKEGMAACAVIKATYVIVGTNLEGAKLSTRNVMKGKVVKVVEGPVSTEVDIDVGSGNVITAVITLGSARSLGLKKGGEAYALFKASSVIVGVK